TGACACTTGTGGGGCCAACTACAGACATTTGAGGGGCGCACCCTAGACACTTGAGGGGCAGCGGTTTTGCTTTTTTCTTGGCGTATCAACGACTTACGGCATGTTTTCCGATGCGCTAACCGCTTTATAACCACTTTTTAAACCAAATTTTATAAACCGTAGTTATTAACCTGCGTGCTTAAAAAGCACGCGCCGAAGGGGGGAGACCCCCCTTCTCGATCCCACCCGGCCGCAAGCGGCCTCCCATCCCCCCAGGGGCTGCGCCCCTCGGCCTTCGGCCTCACCTGCATTCGAGCTGCGCCTAACGGCGCAGAGGGCTACCAAACAGGCGCAAGCGCCTGCAACAGCCCTAATTTCGTCTCTAGGTCGCTGCGCTATGCCCAAAGGGGCTGCGCCCCTCTGGACTCCTGCAACTCTCCATGCAGCTCAACCATCGCGGCCACGATGGAAGGACCGCGCAGCGCAACGGACGCAAGGTTTTACTCCAAGGGGAAAAGGGCCGGCGACCGTTAGCCGGATTGCTGGGAGAAGTGGCCCCTCAAGTGTCAAAGAAACGCGGGTACGGGTTGACGGAATAGGGCATTTTGCCCTATAATTGATGGCAAGGCCGGGCGCTTCGCCCAGGTCAACAACCGGAGCATTTCCGATGAGCAAGACTTTGAAAGTGGCCGCCTTTCGTGCCGAAGCCGATCACCTGTTTCGACTGGCGAACGTCGATTACCACGCCTGCGTCGGTGCCCACGAGCTGGACAACTGGCGAGCCGTCGCCGGCCGCGTGCTGGCCGAGGTCGAGCACTGCGAATGCAAGCGCGCCACGCCCTACGACCTGGAGCAGTTCCGCAAGGCTGTCGAGGCCGTGAAGGAACGCATCACTCAGGCCGTCGAGCGCGGCCAAGCCAAAGCGGCCAACGATTCCCGCTTTAGCGGCTAAAAAGTTTAGCTAAATTGCTGTAACTTAGGGCATTTTGCCCTATAATTCATTTTGAAGGCCGGGCATTTCGCCCAGGTCAACAACCGGAGAACTCCGATGAACGACACCCAAGCAAACCAACCCGTCACCGCGTCCCTGGTCGCCAGTAATCGCCGGCTTACCTTCCTACCTACTTACTTCGGACCGCGCCTGATGATGCGCGGCGAATCGCTGGTGTATGCCTGGCTGCGCCGGCTCAGTGAAGACTACAACGGCGGGTTCTGGAACTACTACGAACTGAGCAACGGCGGGTTCTATCTCGCGCCCGAGCTGACTGGCCGGCTGTGCCTGGAGGTCGACGGGAACGGGTACAGCGGCGAGCTGTCGGCCGATGCGGCCGGCATCGTCGCAACCCTGTTCACCTTGGGCCAGCTTGCCGCTGACAACCAGGGCACGGACGTGGCGGATGTGCTGATCGACCGCTACCACTTCCTGCGCGACTTCGCACGCGACCACGCCGAGGCCGCAGAAATCTTCCGAGCGATCGACTAAAGGGGGCCGGCTCCAGCCGAAAGGCTGGGGCCACCTGGAGCGCGATCATGGATCATGAAGACAGAACCGACCGGCGCAATGCGGCCATCGAGCCCGGCCGCCTTCTCGCGGATGGGGACGTGGGCGCAGCCGAGCGCTGCCATGCGTGCGGCGAGCTGCTGCACCCCTACCCCGAGCCCGAATACTGGATGCAATACCCCCTGCCGGGCTGCTGCGTGGTGGACGGCCTGCGTTTCTGCGACGACGACCGAAAACCGGAGTGCATCGACTCGCACCTGGTCAAGCATCCGACGCCGGCAGCGCCGGCCGCCGTGAAGACCAAGAAGCGCGCCAAGAAGGCCGGGGGCGTCGAGGAGCGACTACGCGAGCGCGACGAGGCGGCGGCGGACCTGGCGGCCGAGCTGCCCGAAGAGCGGGCCGGCCTGCTGGCGGTCGCGGCCGAGGCCGTGGCCGCTTGTCACGCGGCCGTGCTGGCCAGCGACGGCGCTGCCGCCGAAGCAGCCGCGAATCGTTACGACGCGAGCATTTGGAAGCTCAACGGCGGCACGTACCAAGGCTGCAAGGATGGCGCGAACCCCGAGGCGGCCGGCACGTTGATCGAGCTACATTGCAGCGCCGCGCCTGGCGTGGTGCCGATGTGGGGCCAGTCGGGGGAATTCCTGATGGAGTCGGCCGGCGTGCGCTGCCTGGTGGAAGTCGGTGATGGCTTTGGTTCGCTGCTGGATCGGCATTTCGCGTTCCATGTCGTTGACCTGGACGGGCCATTTATCTCAGAGACGGGCTACCGTTCGCATTTCGAGACGGCACAGGGCGGGATGACCGTTGACCAGGTGGCCGCCGCCGTGTTCGCCGGCTATCTCAAAGCGCATCGTCGCTACCTGACAGCCGAAGCGCAAAACAGGCATGCCGCCAAGCCGGTGCGCCCCTGGCTGGCTGGCATGGCGCAACCGCCCAGGCGGGCGCGGGCCATCGAGCCGGTGGGAGCCGATGACCTGGCCGAACCACTGCCGTCCGGGTTCGTGCTGGTGGATGCCGTCCTGACCAAGCACCAGGCATTCATCGTCAAGAAGTGGGCCGAAGCTGCGCGCCTGAAAGTCAAGGCGGCCAGGGGGGCCGCCAAGGCCGTGCCGGCCCGGATCGACGCCAAGGAAGAAGACGTAGCGCCCTCCCCTGCTGCCGAGAGCGACGACTACTACTACGAGGAACCCCCGGCGACAGAGGCGTTTTTCAAGGGCGTTCGGTGCCAGATCAAGAGCGTCCACCATCCTGTTTTCGCCAAGGACATAGGCAAAAAAGTGGTCGTGACCAGAGTTGCCGCAGACACCCGCCAGGTGTTCGCGCATGAGGATCGACCCGTAACGTACAAAATCAACCGGAATGGGCGGCGCGTGGTGGATTCAGACCCGCGCTGTATTGAGTCGATTTACAGCATGGATGCCTTGCGCATCCTATGACCAGGAGCAATGCAATGTCAGAGGCAAATATCAGGCTTGAATGCCT
The DNA window shown above is from Variovorax sp. RA8 and carries:
- a CDS encoding antirestriction protein gives rise to the protein MNDTQANQPVTASLVASNRRLTFLPTYFGPRLMMRGESLVYAWLRRLSEDYNGGFWNYYELSNGGFYLAPELTGRLCLEVDGNGYSGELSADAAGIVATLFTLGQLAADNQGTDVADVLIDRYHFLRDFARDHAEAAEIFRAID